In the Ramlibacter tataouinensis TTB310 genome, one interval contains:
- a CDS encoding NUDIX domain-containing protein: MSSPPADPHLVERTTGREHLLRGDFLHVVRDTVALPDGGSATREYILHPGAVMVVPLLDDGRVVMERQYRHPVGRVMVEFPAGKLGAGEDRLACGRRELQEETGYVAGEWAHAGQLHPCIGYSDEFIDIWFARGLRPGGRQLDAGEFLDVIAVAPAQLQAWCREGVVTDAKTLTGALWLQNVLSGAWNLEWQPQSEPS, encoded by the coding sequence ATGAGCTCTCCCCCGGCCGACCCGCACCTGGTCGAGCGCACCACCGGCCGCGAGCACCTGCTGCGCGGCGACTTCCTGCACGTGGTGCGCGACACGGTGGCCCTGCCCGATGGCGGCAGCGCCACGCGAGAGTACATCCTGCATCCCGGCGCCGTGATGGTGGTCCCGCTGCTGGACGACGGGCGGGTGGTGATGGAGCGCCAGTACCGCCATCCGGTGGGCCGCGTGATGGTGGAGTTCCCCGCCGGCAAGCTCGGTGCGGGCGAGGACCGGCTGGCCTGCGGCCGCCGCGAGCTGCAGGAGGAGACCGGCTACGTGGCCGGCGAGTGGGCCCATGCCGGCCAGCTGCATCCCTGCATCGGTTATTCGGACGAGTTCATCGACATCTGGTTCGCCCGCGGCCTGCGCCCGGGCGGCCGCCAGCTGGATGCCGGCGAGTTCCTGGATGTGATCGCCGTCGCGCCGGCGCAGCTGCAGGCCTGGTGCCGCGAGGGCGTCGTCACCGACGCCAAGACCCTGACCGGCGCGCTGTGGCTGCAGAACGTCCTTTCCGGCGCCTGGAATTTGGAATGGCAGCCACAATCTGAGCCGTCATGA
- the nuoL gene encoding NADH-quinone oxidoreductase subunit L: protein MSQTLNAQALLAVPMAPLAGAVIAGIFGTTFGGRWIGRRLAHTATILGVLIAFVLSAMTLKSVAADGARFNQTIYEWMVVGGLRMEVGFLVDGLTAMMMCVVTFVSLMVHIYTIGYMEEDEGYNRFFSYISLFTFAMLMLVMSNNFLQLFFGWEAVGLVSYLLIGFWYNKPSAIFANMKAFLVNRVGDFGFILGIGLIAAYTGSLAYGEVFAKSADLAKLGFPGTEWMLITVICICLFIGAMGKSAQFPLHVWLPDSMEGPTPISALIHAATMVTAGIFMVARMSPLYELSDTALSFILVIGAITALFMGFLGIIQNDIKRVVAYSTLSQLGYMTVALGASAYSVAVFHLMTHAFFKALLFLAAGSVIMGVHHNQDIRWMGGLRKYMPITWITALLGSLALIGTPLFSGFYSKDSIIEAVHFSRLPGAGFAYWAVLIGVFVTAFYSFRMYFLVFHGQERYGQNPDAHHGHHSDEEPDPHHHGHDAHGKPHESPWVVTAPLLLLALPSVVIGFLTIQPMLFGDFLKDAITVDAARHPAMAELARMFHGPVQMAVHAFSTPVLYLAVAGVVLAWYMYMVNPALPAALRAHLQTVYKILDNKYYMDWINENIIARAARGLGLGLWKGGDQALIDGALVNGSARVVGAFAFMVRRLQTGFLYHYALAMIVGVFVLLTWFVAPWSAWLGR from the coding sequence ATGAGCCAGACCCTCAATGCACAGGCCCTGCTCGCCGTTCCCATGGCCCCGCTGGCCGGCGCGGTCATCGCAGGCATCTTCGGCACCACCTTCGGTGGAAGGTGGATCGGCCGCCGCCTGGCCCACACCGCCACCATCCTGGGCGTGCTGATCGCCTTCGTGCTGTCGGCCATGACGCTCAAGAGCGTGGCCGCCGACGGCGCCCGGTTCAACCAGACCATTTACGAATGGATGGTGGTGGGCGGCCTGCGCATGGAGGTCGGCTTCCTGGTCGACGGCCTGACGGCCATGATGATGTGCGTGGTGACCTTCGTGTCGCTGATGGTGCACATCTACACCATCGGCTACATGGAGGAGGACGAGGGCTACAACCGCTTCTTCTCCTACATCTCGCTCTTCACCTTCGCCATGCTGATGCTGGTGATGAGCAACAACTTCCTGCAGCTGTTCTTCGGCTGGGAGGCGGTGGGCCTGGTGTCCTACCTGCTGATCGGCTTCTGGTACAACAAGCCGTCGGCCATCTTCGCCAACATGAAGGCCTTCCTGGTCAACCGGGTGGGCGACTTCGGCTTCATCCTGGGCATCGGCCTGATCGCCGCCTACACCGGTTCGCTCGCCTATGGCGAGGTCTTCGCTAAAAGCGCAGACCTTGCCAAGCTCGGTTTCCCGGGCACCGAGTGGATGCTGATCACCGTGATCTGCATCTGCCTGTTCATCGGCGCCATGGGCAAGAGCGCGCAGTTCCCGCTGCACGTGTGGCTGCCCGACTCGATGGAGGGCCCGACGCCCATCTCCGCGCTGATCCACGCCGCCACCATGGTGACGGCCGGCATCTTCATGGTGGCGCGCATGTCGCCGCTGTACGAGCTGTCCGACACCGCGCTGTCCTTCATCCTGGTGATAGGCGCCATCACGGCCCTGTTCATGGGCTTTTTGGGCATCATCCAGAACGACATCAAGCGGGTGGTGGCCTACTCCACGCTCTCGCAGCTGGGCTACATGACGGTGGCGCTGGGCGCCTCGGCCTACTCGGTGGCGGTGTTCCACCTGATGACGCATGCCTTCTTCAAGGCGCTGCTGTTCCTGGCCGCCGGCTCGGTCATCATGGGCGTGCACCACAACCAGGACATCCGCTGGATGGGCGGCCTGCGCAAGTACATGCCCATCACCTGGATCACTGCACTGCTGGGCTCGCTGGCGCTGATCGGCACGCCGCTGTTCTCCGGCTTCTACTCCAAGGACAGCATCATCGAGGCGGTGCACTTCAGCCGCCTGCCGGGCGCCGGCTTCGCCTACTGGGCGGTGCTGATCGGCGTGTTCGTCACCGCCTTCTACTCGTTCCGCATGTACTTCCTGGTGTTCCACGGCCAGGAGCGCTACGGCCAAAACCCGGACGCCCACCACGGCCACCATTCGGACGAGGAGCCCGACCCGCACCACCACGGGCACGATGCGCACGGCAAGCCGCACGAGTCGCCCTGGGTGGTGACGGCGCCGCTGCTGCTGCTGGCCCTGCCGTCGGTGGTGATCGGCTTCCTGACCATCCAGCCGATGCTGTTCGGCGACTTCCTCAAGGACGCCATCACGGTGGACGCCGCCCGCCACCCCGCGATGGCGGAACTGGCCAGGATGTTCCATGGCCCGGTGCAGATGGCCGTGCATGCCTTCAGCACGCCGGTGCTGTACCTGGCCGTCGCCGGCGTGGTGCTGGCCTGGTACATGTACATGGTGAACCCGGCCCTGCCGGCCGCGCTGCGCGCCCACCTCCAGACGGTCTACAAGATCCTCGACAACAAGTACTACATGGACTGGATCAACGAGAACATCATCGCCCGCGCCGCGCGCGGCCTGGGCCTGGGGCTGTGGAAGGGCGGCGACCAGGCGCTGATCGACGGCGCCCTGGTCAACGGCAGCGCCCGCGTGGTGGGAGCCTTCGCCTTCATGGTGCGCCGGCTGCAGACCGGCTTCCTCTACCACTATGCGCTGGCCATGATCGTGGGCGTGTTCGTGCTGCTCACCTGGTTCGTGGCGCCGTGGTCGGCCTGGCTGGGACGATAG
- a CDS encoding DUF2818 family protein — MSQTASTWFVIVLALLAANLPFLTRRLLGVVALGSPKSLAVRLAELVLLYFAVGGMALLLERRLGQIAPQGWEFYAVTAALFLTLAFPGFVWRYLLRHRE; from the coding sequence ATGTCCCAGACCGCATCGACCTGGTTCGTGATCGTCCTGGCGCTGCTGGCGGCCAACCTGCCGTTCCTCACGCGGCGCCTGCTGGGCGTGGTTGCGCTGGGCAGCCCCAAGTCCCTGGCCGTGCGCCTGGCCGAGCTGGTGCTGCTGTACTTCGCGGTGGGCGGCATGGCGCTGCTGCTGGAGCGGCGGCTGGGCCAGATCGCGCCCCAGGGCTGGGAGTTCTACGCCGTCACCGCGGCGCTGTTCCTGACGCTGGCCTTCCCCGGCTTCGTCTGGCGCTACCTCCTGCGGCACCGCGAATGA
- a CDS encoding NADH-quinone oxidoreductase subunit J translates to MDIKTGFFYLFSAVLLFASFRVITARNPVYAALYLVLAFSQAAAVWLLLRAEFLAISLVLVYVGAVMVLFLFVVMMLDINLDSLRAGFWKHFPAAGFIGALIALEMAAVLMGGFRVGEEARPAAATAQAVAADYSNTKELGKLLYTQYLYPLEIAAVLLLVAIIAAIALTLRERKDSRHMDPAHQVRVKARDRLQVVKLPPTLAAPPVPAEAAPEGKA, encoded by the coding sequence ATGGACATCAAGACTGGCTTCTTCTACCTGTTCTCCGCGGTGCTGCTGTTCGCATCGTTCCGCGTCATCACCGCGCGCAACCCGGTGTACGCCGCGCTGTACCTGGTGCTGGCGTTCTCCCAGGCGGCGGCCGTGTGGCTGCTGCTGCGGGCCGAGTTCCTGGCGATCTCGCTGGTGCTGGTCTACGTGGGCGCCGTGATGGTGCTGTTCCTGTTCGTGGTGATGATGCTGGACATCAACCTCGACAGCCTGCGCGCCGGCTTCTGGAAGCATTTCCCCGCGGCCGGCTTCATCGGCGCGCTGATCGCGCTGGAGATGGCGGCCGTGCTGATGGGGGGCTTCCGCGTCGGCGAGGAGGCGCGCCCGGCCGCGGCGACGGCGCAGGCCGTGGCGGCGGACTATTCCAACACCAAGGAGCTGGGCAAGCTGCTGTACACGCAGTACCTGTACCCGCTGGAGATCGCGGCCGTGCTGCTGCTGGTGGCCATCATCGCGGCCATCGCGCTCACGCTGCGCGAGCGCAAGGACAGCCGCCACATGGACCCGGCCCATCAGGTGCGGGTGAAGGCGCGCGACCGGCTGCAGGTGGTCAAGCTGCCGCCCACCCTGGCGGCACCCCCGGTGCCGGCCGAGGCCGCGCCGGAGGGGAAGGCATGA
- the nuoI gene encoding NADH-quinone oxidoreductase subunit NuoI, with the protein MSTQALPRPPAFSLKDFLSSFMLVELFKGLAITGKYAFSRKITIQFPEEKTPLSPRFRGLHALRRYENGEERCIACKLCEAVCPALAITIESDQRADGTRRTTRYDIDLTKCIFCGFCEESCPVDSIVETQTLEYHGEKRGDLYFTKEMLLAVGDRYEPQIAAAKAADAKYR; encoded by the coding sequence ATGTCTACCCAAGCCTTACCCAGGCCGCCGGCGTTCTCGCTCAAGGACTTCCTGTCCAGCTTCATGCTGGTCGAGCTGTTCAAGGGCCTGGCCATCACCGGCAAGTACGCCTTCAGCCGCAAGATCACCATCCAGTTCCCCGAGGAGAAGACGCCGCTCAGCCCGCGCTTCCGGGGCCTGCACGCGCTGCGCCGCTACGAGAACGGCGAGGAGCGCTGCATCGCCTGCAAGCTGTGCGAGGCCGTGTGCCCCGCGCTGGCCATCACCATCGAGTCGGACCAGCGCGCCGACGGCACGCGCCGCACCACGCGCTACGACATCGACCTCACCAAGTGCATCTTCTGCGGCTTCTGCGAGGAGAGCTGCCCGGTCGATTCCATCGTCGAGACCCAGACCCTGGAGTACCACGGCGAGAAGCGCGGCGACCTGTACTTCACCAAGGAGATGCTGCTGGCGGTGGGCGACCGCTACGAGCCGCAGATCGCCGCCGCCAAGGCGGCGGACGCCAAGTACCGCTAG
- a CDS encoding NADH-quinone oxidoreductase subunit M, whose protein sequence is MGLLSLAIWTPILFGAVLLALGRDDQARAVRWLALIGSLVGFLVTLPLYGRFDRGSSAMQFVERAPWIERFNIHYHLGVDGISFWFVLLTAFITVVVVISAWEAITERVNQYMGAFLILSGLMIGVFCALDGMLFYVFFEATLIPMYLIIGIWGGPRKIYAAFKFFLYTLLGSLLMLIALIYLYTRSGGSFDIAAWHRLPLPATAQTLLFFAFFAAFAVKVPMFPVHTWLPDVHVEAPTGGSAVLAAIMLKLGAYGFLRFSMPIAPDASREWAWLMIALSLIAVIYVGLVAMVQQDMKKLVAYSSVAHMGFVTLGFFIFNDLGVAGGLVQMIAHGFVSGAMFLCIGVLYDRVHSREIASYGGVVNTMPNFTAFALLFAMANAGLPATAGFVGEWMVILGTVKANFWLGLLAATALIWGAAYTLWMFKRVYLGPVANDDVRQLTDINAREFLMLGILAVAVLYMGIHPKPFTDVMNASVVDLLKHVAASKLN, encoded by the coding sequence ATGGGTCTGTTGAGCTTGGCGATCTGGACGCCGATCCTGTTCGGCGCGGTGCTGCTGGCCTTGGGGCGGGACGACCAGGCGCGCGCCGTGCGCTGGCTGGCGCTGATCGGCTCGCTGGTCGGCTTCCTGGTGACGCTGCCGCTGTACGGCCGCTTCGACCGCGGCAGCTCCGCGATGCAGTTCGTCGAGCGTGCCCCGTGGATCGAGCGCTTCAACATCCACTACCACCTGGGCGTGGACGGCATCTCGTTCTGGTTCGTGCTGCTGACGGCCTTCATCACCGTGGTGGTGGTGATCTCCGCCTGGGAGGCGATCACCGAGCGCGTCAACCAGTACATGGGCGCGTTCCTGATCCTGTCGGGCCTGATGATCGGCGTGTTCTGCGCGCTGGACGGCATGCTGTTCTACGTGTTCTTCGAGGCCACGCTGATCCCGATGTACCTGATCATCGGCATCTGGGGCGGGCCGCGCAAGATCTACGCCGCCTTCAAGTTCTTCCTGTACACGCTGCTCGGCTCGCTCTTGATGCTGATCGCGCTGATCTACCTGTACACCCGGTCCGGCGGCAGCTTCGACATCGCCGCCTGGCACCGGCTGCCGCTGCCGGCCACGGCGCAGACGCTGCTGTTCTTCGCCTTCTTCGCCGCCTTCGCCGTCAAGGTGCCCATGTTCCCGGTGCACACCTGGCTGCCCGACGTGCACGTGGAGGCGCCCACCGGCGGCTCGGCCGTGCTGGCGGCCATCATGCTGAAGCTGGGGGCCTACGGCTTCCTGCGCTTTTCCATGCCGATCGCGCCGGACGCCTCGCGCGAGTGGGCCTGGCTGATGATCGCGCTGTCGCTGATCGCGGTGATCTACGTGGGCCTGGTGGCCATGGTGCAGCAGGACATGAAGAAGCTGGTGGCCTACTCGTCGGTGGCCCACATGGGCTTCGTGACCCTGGGCTTCTTCATCTTCAACGACCTGGGCGTGGCCGGCGGCCTGGTGCAGATGATCGCCCACGGCTTCGTCTCGGGCGCCATGTTCCTGTGCATCGGCGTGCTGTACGACCGGGTGCATTCGCGCGAGATCGCCAGCTACGGCGGGGTGGTGAACACCATGCCCAACTTCACCGCGTTCGCGCTGCTGTTCGCCATGGCCAACGCCGGCCTGCCCGCCACCGCCGGGTTCGTGGGCGAGTGGATGGTGATCCTGGGCACCGTCAAGGCCAACTTCTGGCTGGGCCTGCTGGCTGCCACGGCGCTGATCTGGGGCGCGGCCTACACCCTGTGGATGTTCAAGCGCGTGTACCTGGGTCCCGTGGCCAATGACGACGTGCGCCAGCTCACCGACATCAACGCGCGCGAGTTCCTGATGCTCGGCATCCTGGCTGTCGCCGTGCTGTACATGGGCATCCATCCCAAGCCCTTCACCGACGTGATGAACGCCTCGGTGGTCGATCTCCTGAAGCACGTGGCGGCTTCCAAACTGAACTGA
- the nuoN gene encoding NADH-quinone oxidoreductase subunit NuoN, translated as MLDRLSFYVVAPEILLLVMACVVALVDLGVKSRLRGLTYGLTLATLALVAWLSAEFAMTGQTLYGFNKMVVSDPLGNWLKVFATIAVMVTLVYGRPYAAERDMLRGGELFLLSMFSLLGIFVMVSASNFLVIYLGLELLTLSSYALVALRRDHAQATEAAMKYFVLGAMASGFLLYGISMLYGATGSLDINEVFKAIGSGRIKHEVLVFGLVFVVAGLAFKLGAVPFHMWIPDVYQGAPTAVTLMLGAAPELAAFGIAIRLLVEGMMPLAIDWQQMLVVLAVGSLLVGNLAAIAQTNLKRMLAYSTIAQMGFVILGLAAGFVNGNTSNAQYAYSASMFYIVTYVLTTLATFGIILLLAREGFESEEISDLAGLNQRSPLYAGVMAVCMFSLAGIPPLVGFYAKLAVLQALVASGQAFYIGLAIFAVVMSLIGAFYYLRVVKVMYFDSPITATTVSAPAHVRAVLSLNGALVLVLGILPGGLMALCADAVVRTLAT; from the coding sequence ATGCTTGACCGACTGAGCTTCTACGTCGTCGCGCCGGAAATCCTCCTGCTGGTGATGGCCTGCGTGGTCGCCCTGGTGGACCTGGGCGTCAAGAGCCGGCTGCGCGGCCTGACCTACGGCCTGACCCTGGCCACCCTGGCCCTGGTGGCCTGGCTGAGCGCGGAGTTCGCGATGACCGGCCAGACGCTGTACGGCTTCAACAAGATGGTGGTCAGCGACCCGCTGGGCAACTGGCTCAAGGTGTTCGCCACCATCGCCGTGATGGTCACCCTGGTCTACGGCCGGCCGTACGCGGCCGAGCGCGACATGCTGCGCGGCGGCGAGCTGTTCCTGCTCTCCATGTTCTCCCTGCTGGGCATCTTCGTGATGGTCTCGGCCAGCAACTTCCTGGTGATCTACCTGGGCCTGGAGCTGCTCACGCTGTCCAGCTACGCGCTGGTGGCGCTGCGCCGCGACCACGCGCAGGCGACCGAGGCCGCCATGAAGTACTTCGTGCTGGGCGCCATGGCCTCGGGCTTCCTGCTGTACGGCATCTCCATGCTGTACGGCGCCACCGGCTCGCTGGACATCAACGAGGTGTTCAAGGCCATCGGCTCGGGCCGCATCAAGCACGAGGTGCTGGTGTTCGGCCTGGTGTTCGTGGTCGCCGGCCTGGCCTTCAAGCTGGGAGCCGTGCCCTTCCACATGTGGATCCCCGACGTGTACCAGGGCGCGCCCACGGCCGTGACCCTGATGCTGGGCGCCGCGCCCGAGCTGGCCGCCTTCGGCATCGCCATCCGCCTGCTGGTCGAGGGCATGATGCCGCTGGCCATCGACTGGCAGCAGATGCTGGTGGTGCTGGCCGTGGGCTCGCTGCTGGTGGGCAACCTGGCCGCCATCGCGCAGACCAACCTCAAGCGCATGCTGGCCTACTCCACCATCGCGCAGATGGGCTTCGTGATCCTGGGCCTGGCCGCCGGCTTCGTCAACGGCAACACCAGCAACGCCCAGTACGCCTACAGCGCCTCGATGTTCTACATCGTGACCTACGTGCTGACCACGCTGGCCACCTTCGGCATCATCCTGCTGCTGGCGCGCGAGGGCTTCGAGAGCGAGGAGATCTCCGACCTGGCCGGCCTGAACCAGCGCAGCCCGCTGTACGCCGGCGTCATGGCCGTGTGCATGTTCTCGCTGGCCGGCATCCCGCCGCTGGTGGGCTTCTACGCCAAGCTGGCCGTGCTGCAGGCGCTGGTCGCCTCGGGGCAGGCGTTCTACATCGGCCTGGCCATCTTCGCGGTGGTGATGTCGCTGATCGGCGCGTTCTACTACCTGCGGGTGGTGAAGGTGATGTACTTCGACTCGCCCATCACGGCCACCACCGTGTCCGCGCCGGCGCACGTGCGGGCCGTGCTGTCCCTCAACGGCGCGCTGGTGCTGGTGCTGGGCATCCTGCCCGGCGGGCTGATGGCGCTGTGCGCCGACGCCGTGGTCCGGACGCTGGCCACGTGA
- the nuoH gene encoding NADH-quinone oxidoreductase subunit NuoH produces MIDTIYGFGNGLIAAPWWTGAAWPVAWTLIKIIAVVAPLMGAVAYLTLWERKAIGFTQIRMGPNRIGPLGLLQPIADALKLLTKEIILPTAANKGLFLLGPIMTIMPALAAWAVIPFGPDVALANINAGLLFIMAITSLEVYGVIIAGWASNSKYAFLGALRASAQMVSYEIAMGFCLVVVLMVSASLNMTDVVMGQARGRFADLGLNFLSWNWLPLLPIFVVYFIAGLAETNRHPFDVVEGESEIVAGHMIEYSGMSFAMFFLAEYANMWLVSILAVIMFLGGWLPPIEAPLLNWIPGWIWLGLKTFLVVTMFLWVRSTFPRYRYDQIMRLGWKIFIPVTLVWLIVVGAWMQTPFNIWK; encoded by the coding sequence ATGATCGACACGATCTACGGGTTCGGCAACGGCCTGATCGCCGCCCCCTGGTGGACCGGCGCCGCCTGGCCGGTGGCCTGGACGCTGATCAAGATCATCGCGGTGGTCGCGCCGCTGATGGGCGCCGTCGCCTACCTCACGCTGTGGGAGCGCAAGGCCATCGGCTTCACGCAGATCCGCATGGGCCCCAACCGCATCGGTCCGCTGGGCCTGCTGCAGCCCATCGCCGATGCGCTCAAGCTGCTGACCAAGGAGATCATCCTCCCCACGGCGGCCAACAAGGGGCTGTTCCTGCTCGGCCCCATCATGACCATCATGCCGGCGCTGGCGGCCTGGGCGGTGATCCCCTTCGGTCCCGACGTGGCGCTGGCCAACATCAACGCCGGCCTGCTGTTCATCATGGCCATCACCTCGCTGGAGGTGTACGGCGTGATCATCGCCGGCTGGGCCTCCAACTCCAAGTACGCCTTCCTGGGCGCGCTGCGGGCCTCGGCCCAGATGGTCAGCTACGAGATCGCCATGGGCTTCTGCCTGGTGGTGGTGCTGATGGTCTCGGCCAGCCTGAACATGACCGACGTGGTGATGGGCCAGGCCCGCGGCCGGTTCGCGGACCTGGGCCTGAACTTCCTGTCCTGGAACTGGCTGCCGCTGCTGCCCATCTTCGTCGTCTACTTCATCGCCGGCCTGGCCGAGACCAACCGGCATCCGTTCGACGTAGTGGAAGGCGAGTCGGAGATCGTCGCGGGCCACATGATCGAGTACTCGGGCATGAGCTTCGCCATGTTCTTCCTGGCCGAGTACGCCAACATGTGGCTGGTCTCGATCCTGGCCGTCATCATGTTCCTGGGCGGCTGGCTGCCGCCGATCGAGGCGCCGCTGCTCAACTGGATCCCCGGCTGGATCTGGCTGGGCCTCAAGACCTTCCTGGTCGTCACCATGTTCCTGTGGGTGCGCTCCACGTTCCCGCGCTACCGCTACGACCAGATCATGCGCCTGGGCTGGAAGATCTTCATCCCGGTCACGCTGGTCTGGCTGATCGTGGTCGGGGCCTGGATGCAGACCCCGTTCAACATCTGGAAATAA
- a CDS encoding DUF1178 family protein → MKVLNLQCPQEHVFEGWFANEDAFQDQLQSGLVECPMCGDTQVTKMLSAPRLNLGAAEPRPQQSQPQPARQDVMAAGPAALQAAWLKMVRHVMAHTEDVGERFADEARRMHYGEAEERGIRGQATREETQALLEEGIGVLPLPIPKALKGPVQ, encoded by the coding sequence ATGAAAGTGCTCAACCTCCAGTGCCCGCAGGAGCACGTCTTCGAAGGCTGGTTCGCCAACGAGGACGCCTTCCAGGACCAGCTGCAGAGCGGCCTGGTCGAATGCCCGATGTGCGGCGACACGCAGGTCACCAAGATGCTCAGCGCGCCGCGCCTCAACCTGGGCGCGGCCGAGCCGCGGCCGCAGCAGTCGCAGCCGCAGCCGGCGCGCCAGGACGTGATGGCCGCCGGGCCGGCCGCCCTGCAGGCGGCCTGGCTGAAGATGGTGCGCCACGTGATGGCGCACACCGAGGACGTGGGCGAGCGTTTTGCCGACGAGGCGCGCCGCATGCACTACGGCGAGGCCGAGGAGCGGGGGATCCGCGGGCAGGCCACGCGGGAGGAGACGCAGGCCTTGCTGGAGGAGGGGATCGGGGTGTTGCCGCTGCCCATCCCGAAGGCTCTGAAAGGGCCGGTTCAGTAG
- the nuoK gene encoding NADH-quinone oxidoreductase subunit NuoK: MILTLGHFLSLGAILFALSVVGIFLNRRNLIVLLMAIELMLLAVNMNFVAFSYYLGDMHGQVFVFFILTVAAAESAIGLAILVLLFRNKSNINVEELNTLKG; encoded by the coding sequence ATGATCCTCACCCTCGGTCACTTCCTGTCGCTGGGCGCCATCCTGTTCGCCCTGTCGGTGGTCGGCATCTTCCTGAACCGGCGCAACCTGATCGTGCTGCTCATGGCCATCGAGCTGATGCTGCTGGCCGTGAACATGAACTTCGTCGCGTTCTCCTACTACCTGGGCGACATGCACGGCCAGGTGTTCGTGTTCTTCATCCTCACGGTCGCGGCGGCGGAGTCGGCGATCGGCCTGGCCATCCTGGTCCTGCTGTTCCGCAACAAGTCGAACATCAACGTCGAAGAACTGAACACGCTCAAGGGCTGA